CATAACATTTTAAGTAAGCTTGGCTACAACGTGAGTTTTTTGCCTTTGAAATAATAATCTCCATAAAATATTAAAGCAGCATCCCATGAAAACATGGGgtgtgttttttaatatatatctataagacAAAACATTTCATTAATTTGTTTCTTTAGTCTACTTTTAATCATTTATAATTATGCAGAGTTTCCACAGTGTCCTGTGACTACCACgtaaaccacagtcacatggcacatgatgtagtgagcagggaGGCCTTGGAACGCCCCTTTGAGCTGTGTCTGCACAgtgcactgtaaaatcctccccctTCTTCTCCCCTTCTGCCATGACATGATATGCTGAGAGATgttagcctgtgtgtgtgtctggcagCAATACCGGTCCCTataccagagagattttgaaaaggaggtaATGACTTCTAGGGTCATGGTGCTGGTTACCCCCAGGAGAGAACAACTTGGCTGGGATATCTACCAGAGGCCCACCATGACTGAACAAGTTGCTTAGTCCTGTGAGGATAGGTTGTGAAAGATAAAGCTGAAATCAGGACAATTCACATTTTACCACACTTCTTCTTTGCAAAACTTAGATTGTTGATGTAATTACAGTCGCAAAACACTATTCAGTTGCATAGTTTCAATTTAAGCAAAATCACAGTTCTTAAGTTGTAAGTTGCTTCTGTATacaatataactgcatttgcatATGCAACAGATTACATAACAGGTCATCCTGGGTATTGCCGTTCCACACATCCACTTCCATGTTAGCTTCTCCCTgctattgttatgcacgttttgtcgctatccaataatgattgtcgaatctcgatttgtgtttccaacggacaaatatttattctcaaaaagtagcagaataattaaagcaaaataataataagtacagccgttacttatcgcaggcgctctggatccagcgaacagtcattcagtcctgaagtctgtgaacaagatgtctgatcactggatgaaaagctcctgcatatatacaaacagaaatacagtgaaacaatgcagatggtgtggcttgctcctattggtccaggtttaaggaaggtccaggggtttgtagatcataggctggttcaatctaaggaatccaaaggtgggggtcatctctccaggggatgtgctctgttcttcccgccaaaactccaattacaaccagtccattatcattttacagtcagcatcatattaaaggtttattccctaacataaataactagagtatgcaatgtgcgatctcttcgccgaatgcaccggacagctgctgatgtaaaggggatcaatatgatatcagacatgacacatttcctttaacctgaaccatatgtatcactaatatgcatataacttataatattacacataaacactactatatttcgacataaataactatgtgttgcgactacgattaatgtgtactatttacaaatgtgtgtgtttgtgcgaatgtatacaaaagtgtaaaaactgttattgccacgtgttgcggctggatactcccttccacgccgtagcgtgctctacgcataatttcagacaaagacaatcaagtttgctcgatattaattgaaatgactttatccaatttgctgacttcgacactatctACCTGCAGGCATGTTTTTACCTCATTAACACTGTTAAACATTTACCACATTTGGGGATtttaaacatttcccacaattggGGATGTGGTTCAATACActtataaacattttgtttttcagtGCAGCGCTCTCATGCACTCTTTCTTTCAAAACAGGAAAGCTTACTCTTTCTCTAGCAATCATGGttactcaccccttctctgaggaGATAACATCTCTTTTGTTTTATCACATCTCACTGTGGTCACTCTGTCCCTCCTGGGATTCTCACGTTTATTCACATTTGTGCAGGATCTGACACACTCTACATACGGTGCACTCCCAGTCTTGCTTGGTACATCTGACACTCTCTACATACGGTGCACTCCCAGTCTTGCTTGGTACATCTGACACTCTCTACATACGTTGCACTCCCAGTCTTGCTTGGTACATCTGACACTCTCACTTGTGTCCTTTTACAGCCATTTCACTCACACCTTGGACTATAACAACATCTCTGGTGTCCTCTCTGCCCATCTGGGTCACATTAGATACTGCTACACTCTTCCGTAATGAAATTAGCTGTGTTCCCCTTCACACCACAAAGAGCACCCCTAAAAATGTTCCCTCTCCattcctttatctcattttaattctCTTGCTTTGTAAAATGAAATCTTATGCACTGCTCTTTCAAAGTAGATATAGCAGTGCACTTACTCTGTACTTAGCAAGCACTGACCCAACTCCACCCAGTTCCTTCCTTTGTCCTGTGCGAACTTCTGCTCTTCCGCAAACACCgccatcttgctccataaactTTTGATGTAAACATAGGTGCACTTGTGCAAACAGAAGTGAGACTAAAGTTGATTTTGCGCTTCACCTCAGCCGTTTTATACTTTCTAAATTAACTccactgtttatacataaatatatattattattacttgtgtattatacTTATATAAACGTGTGAAAGAAAACTTTTAATAAAGGTCACTTACAAAGTATAAATGGCATTTCCACAACACAAAAGCACCCTTGGACCACTGTGCACATATATTTACTGTAATATAGCAGCATTTGCAGCAATTTGTTTAGTCAGGGGAATGGAGTTGGCTACAGTGATGGCATTCCTAGCAAAGAACAGGGTAAGAACAGTTCTGGCAGACAAACAAGATTTCAGATTGTGGAGTGCGataattgaaatgagataaagtggTGGAGAGGGTGTAATTTCAAGCGCATTTCTACACCACAAAAGGGCTTGAACTTGTTTAGTAGCTCAGTACTGACGGAGATTGGGTCTCATTCTTTGCTTTTGATCTGATCGTTTTACACCACCGGGTTGTATCCGCTCCCACAGGTAAGTCATCAAGATGTCAACATTTGCAGGGTTCAAAATTGTATTCCTTTTTGGGGAGGGGAGCAAGGCTGATTGGGGTTTATTATCTTATTCTGCTGATGCTGGAGACTTTATATATCTGCTGAGGGGGCTTTAGGCGATATAATTTAGATCTAAGGTCAAGAACCATTAATTCACTCATATGgagttttgcaaacaatttgGGGACACTTTTCAAAACTACATTTGGGGTTGTGGTGTAATAACATTGAAAGACCTGTGAAAAATCAGTTTCTACAGATATATATGAGGCAGGTAGGGCATGGCAtggacattatatacagtatgtgtgtgttataaggaataggtttcccaaaccTCCACATAGTCACAGATGAATCAATTTGCCAAGAGACTGTGGACTGAAAGAAACAACTTCCGTGTCTTTAATAATTTCACCATACTCATGGATCACCTGGATGCCCCCAGCAGGGGCAAGATGGTCTGGGGGACAGAAGGGGATctgcccctgggccagtcccatagtgggctactttaggctggttcactgggccacctgcatttttgtcctttaaaatgttcgaaataggctgctgagtcgagtcttgtcccccgggctaaaatttgacagccctcctcTGGCCCCTAGTAATGGGAGTGGGGCAAGTGTGACAAGTATTGTTGATGAAATCTGTTACAGATATACATGTACTGTGACCTACAGAACATCTGCACATTTAATTTGCAGCAGGCATGTTGTTTCCATGTTTGTGAGAGATGGCTGTTAATGTATACCACACGTGCTCATCACTTTAcctaccaaggggtaaatgtatcaagctgagagttttctggcgggttttgaaaaatcaatcagattctagctatcatttatttagtacattctacaaaatgacagctagaatctgattggttgctataggcaacatctccacttttcaaatacgccggaaaactctcagcttgatacatttacctccaagtgttaataaaaatattcttgtgAAAGAGAACACATTTATGtgcacacaaaaaacaaaattatcatAAAACAATGACAATGTGCTGATTAATTATAATTAAGTAATGGAGTGGTCCAAAAACTGACAGTAAGCAAGACTTTGAAGTGGTGTTTTTACTTTTGCCAGTATGTGCAGAGGTATCACAGATATACAATCTTGTAGCTGTACAAGGACAATTGAAAACAAATGCAATGAAGATGTGCAGCTGTGTGTGCACAAGGTTGCATTAATGCATAAAGTACGCTCTacccatctgcatttttttgtggTTCGTGAATGACCTTTAGTGTCTCATTACAGTGCCAGGCTGACATGAAATGGTATCTTCACATAGCTAGGTAACAAGGTGTCTGCAATTATGGGCTAGGGTTAAGTTATAAGAGAGATTCATAAATGTGATTTATGAATTCACCCCTTTATTTGTCTCAGTAAAGTTACCTAATCATTTGTatgcaataaataaagcattGTAGTTGTTATTTGAAAACTAATCTGTATGAGTGAAGCAACACAATTTAAGTCTTGCCCACATTgcatgtgagatatatatatatatatatatttccccacTATTCTGTGCCATTTTATTTAAGTCTGGGCGTTTTCATGATGTAATACCAGTGCCATTATATCACATTCAGTGAATGTATGTGCATTTTGGGTGTTGCTTTTGCTctgcctctctcttccctctcataATGCCATGATCAAAATAATTAGTGAGAGGGGGTCTGTGTATAGAACCAGAGAACcagattttagcctggggggcaagacttgactcagcagcctattaggaacattttaaagggaaaaaaaatgcaggtggcccagtgacccaggctagtagcccactatgggaccgacccgaGGGACAGCTTCAATTCAGAGCGAGTTGCCGGTGAACATCTCCATGTTCAGATGCGCATATTGGCAGCTATTATGGTAAGAAATCTTGGCTCATTTTCTGCGCACCACTATGGGACGAGaggggaaaatgagcggagatttctgtaaaaactctGGCTCGTTGTGTCTCCGCAGACTGTTCCAGAGATATAACGCATTTCTCGCGccaaactgaatctgcccctaaatttTTAAATATcagttgaaaataaaatatattttccaataCATTTGTCTCAAATTtaccatacatacagtatatataacataacataatatataaaacagtCCTTTTATAGAAGTGAGTTCATAACATTTGTCTAAATAGCTACATAATAAATTGCAGTACTCTATACTGAAAATGGTTAAAATACCCTCCCACTCCTTCAAGAGTATGTTTGCTTCCTGTGTATCCTTGAATTTAAGAATTATAACTATGTTACCTAATTCCCTTAGAATTCATGCAGTTTGGACATAATGCCAAAGAAAATTGAATTAGCTGAAGATGCAGGTAAAATTCAATTCAACTCCTGAGGATCACCTAAAtgccctgtcctgtcttttgTAAATAACTTCTGTGGGTTGAATAAAAGATTCAACCCACCAAAATTAttcacaaaattgtaaaaatgccCCTTCCCACTACGCATATATCCACTTTGTGCAACACGGTTGCACGCCAACATCACGGTTACCATTAAATTCGTTTATGCCTACTTTTGAGGTTTGAAGACCCTGCTGGAAATATGCAtggcaaaaatattaaaattattaattgaaagtCCTACTACTTTAAAAACCATccttaaacttttttctttttctcctaaaatattgctcctTCCAACCTCTTTTGTGTATTAAATAGATCACAAAGTAACAACTCCTAATTACTTTCGCCTCCTACGCACCCATAAAAAGTATTTTAGCGAGTAGAAAAAAGCTCTGTGACAACCCTCAAACCATggaaacaaaatctaatttggaTGTGGCCACAATTTGAAGCAGAACTAATTTGCTGAAGGGGTACAGTTTTGCTTGTTCATAAATGAATCTCCTAttcaatgtgtgtatgtatttagcACTAAAACATCCtgccttttatattttattgtgttatatattttaattaaacattacTAGTTCTTTTAATCCTCTTAAATATGGAACATAACAGAGCCCACTTAGTCATTTGTTGGATCTCCCGGTAACTTTAATGATCAGGCTAAGCTTGAATATTGCTGATTGTATTTGTGACCATTAAGCTGCCTACTACAAATAGTAAATTGCTTATTCCTCATCAGCAGAACATAGGATAATATTATTGTATGTAATTGTAAACATCTTTGTTAGTGGGTTGTACATGAAAAGTGGACACTTGCGCTTTACAAGAAATATTACACCACTTGGGATATTTTGTCCCATTAACGTTGAGAACAAAaaatcaccatatatatatatatatatatatagcaggctGCCAAGAATTTGTAATCTCTGAAACAGAAAAACATTGCTCTATGTGACACAAAAGGTGATTGTGTTGTACCCAAAGTGGACAATCCcttctaaataaaaatatgacaCCTCTGTGTCAAATAGCAGCCTCCACACCTAACAGGAACTCTTGTTATCTAATTCTCATGTTGGATCTCCGTGTTTATGGTCATGTGTAATGCACTATTTTTCCCAGCAACAAAAATAAGTAGGCTTTAGGTAACAAGAGGGATTCCAATCAGGGggattttgatatttgctctatGGAGAGGAATACTGTCAACTTCATAATAACAGAAGGACTTAAAGTACTATActattacagtattatactacTCAGGGACATCAAGCGCAAACCTCTTTTCCTAGTGCAGCCGCTTCTTTTGCGCCGTGTTAGGCTGCACACGCAGCTTTGGTAAGAGCCGATAATGTGGGCGCAGCCTAGGAAGGGTGTGGCCTTGGACCAATATGAAGTTGGTCCGTGCAGTCACTCTTGCTCGCCCACAATCAAGCTCAAGGGGGCCCTCAATAAGCAGCTGAAACTGAAGCCACATCATCATTCCCCGCCAGACTCCAATGGAGGCCCAAATGTTTTGTACCCACACCCCCTCTAGGCGCCCCTGATATTAGATATTACTCGCTAATTTAAGAGTGctctataaaaatgtattcaaatattaaacactaaggtaaaatacattgttctgtTAACCTAAAATCCTGTTAGGCTTCCGCTACGTCCCAGAATGAAACACGATACATAAGGTCAGACCTCCATAACATCATTTAGAAGATGTTAAGAAAGCTTTGCATTTTGTTACCTATATTTGCTGTGTAACACAATAAATGTGTGGTGTAGCTACTTTTACCTTAGCTCACTTGAGCCATCTAGTGTTTATTGTTTTCAAGCACACAAAATATTTActcaacaagtaaaaaaaaacattatgtaaTTATAGTTGAAATGTAATTATTAAGCCATTTCAATTGTTCAATTGTTATTGTGGATGTTTTTCTTAGTGCATTATTGGTTCTAAAATTCTAAATATAGCattcaataatatataatacttatCTTCTAAAAGCAAAATCTGCACCGGTAGTAATGTTAAATTGGATATTTTAACCCCCAGAACACACCTGGATGTGATACTACTGGCTTAATTCTATGAACACTATATTCTGTATCTATGTTTTCCACAATTCTTCACTAATATGCTCTTTGTTTCTATTTTGGAATAGAAGTGGACACAatgattttgaaaatgtgattCTTTTAGGTAgtctaatttttattttcagttggTTGAGACTACACTAAGTTAAGTTATTCATCCAATTCAACTTATTTTCAAAAGACAGACATACATGAAACAGTATGGGAGGCTAACACTTGTACAGATATTTAAACTGATTTTTATTGTACTCAGCTATCATCAGATAATTATGAGAattaatgtatattatacagcAACGTGTGATGcctttcttaaaagtgaatgataacaaaaatattattttaatattagtgAACGAATAAACATTATTGACTATGGGTAATCCAAATGATATTTACTATCAGTCTACATAGGAAAGAAGTACATCAGGCTCATTATTAGTGGTGTCAATAACATAGCTAGCACAACCAAATTATTGCAATGGAAAGCTATGCCAAGACATTAAGGTGAGTAATATCCGCAAAATGTTGATAGGTACTGTATCTGCATTAAAGAAGGAAGAAGATGTAAAGTAGAATTGGTCTACTTATTATACTTTTACTTCTAAGCACATTTCAAATCAGCCTGGTAGTTTTTACCGCAAACATCACAGAGacaattttcttttaaattaactttaattacagagcagtcaTCTTTAGTTTAAATGAATCCTGCACATAAAGTAACCACTTAAGCAGCGGGAAGCCTTGTAGTACTGAATAAAGAAACATTGTTCTGCTGACCTTGTAACTATTACAGGAGTtcacaatattaaattaaaacattaaagtgtttttatcattataatattaattgCAATGAATACCCAGCAAGGCAGCATTGTGTGCAGCTACTGTGAGCAAGCATAATCCATCTAAAGCACAGAATTGATCCATGTAAGTAGATAATCTAGTTTTACTACACCACATAGGCATACATGTACAgataaatagttaaataaaatacattaaagagTTTGGCTATAGCTAGGCAAATAACAATATTATACAGGGCTATTCAAAAAGAATGCATAATGAAATTGGTTCAATATTTTATTaaggaaaagtaaaacaaaagtCCAGCCATAAATATTCTACTCATAATCAAGTTTTATTTCCTGTATTACAAGTGTTCAATGTGATTTCAGTTCTCAAGCATCGTCATGAAATAAGTCACTGACCATTTGAAAGAGGAGGTTTCTAAGTTATTTCATGATGACCATGACGATGCTTGAGAACTAAAATCACATTGAACACTTGTAATACAGGAAATAATACTTGATTATGAGTAGAATATTTGTGACTTGGCTggagttttgttttacttttccttaataaaatattgcataatgAAATCAGTTCATTCTTTTTGAATAGCCCTATATTGCGATCAGTTGACAAACTGACATCAGAGGGTCATACCTATTTGAAGAGGGCATCACATAAATGAATGTGAGCATCATGTGATTGGCTTACATCCAATCATGTGACACCCTGTTCAGCCAGGTGCGCTACGCTGCTGCTAAGATGACTGGCCAATTGttataaataatacaatacaaatatatcTTCTGTTTTGATCTGTATACACTTTATGGTACCTATACACAGTGTACTACTGATGattaggctttttttttataactaatgTGTGTGCACAAAACAACCACTGATCCCAACCAATATCTGACTGAGAACTTTTGGACGTTGATCAGCTGGCAGAAaatggtgttagacaattacccCTATGTGTGTAAGGTCATCACAGAACTGAACTGAGTGTGCCCAATAAGATCCCACTGTTTGACATTAGTTCCAAACAGACAGATCTGTACCGCTAGCCACATCCTAGTATGGCCAAATTGCACAGATATCTAGCTGCTTTGTGCTTGGATACAGCAGTTGTTTCTAACTATGTATGATAAGCTCCcacaaatatagatatattttgcaCTGTAACTGCACAGAAAACATTAAGATCTCTGGCTAGCATTATATAATCTCAAATCTCCCACCTGCCACTAGGTCACACCCAAATGTTAATGTATATGCTGTTCACACTTGAATAAGGCTGACAAGAGGGCTTTGGTAGAATTTAAAGAGGACTGTGGAACAGATACAAAAACAATGGCATTCTGCTTGATGCCACGCTTTATGAGCAGGTTTGGAAGAATCTTTATAGAGTCTACATAATTTCCTACAGCGTGACTATCTTGGGTTGCCACGTTACTCTGGAAATACATAAAGTTAGTCAAGTCTAGCAATCAAATGTCCTTATTTATCTAAACAACACTTCAAACCCCATAAATGAACTACAAACCCAACGTTTTCTCAAGAAGAATAGGATAAGCAAACCTTGGCTTCAGCTCTCCATGTGTGTATGAGGACCAAGCAAGACTGGACTTCTCCCAATACCTCTTAGGACCAGTCACTTTTGATGAAATATGTGTGGCTTTCTGCAGCTTTCTATCTAAAATATGTAATGATAGttataaatcaatttatttaataaCTTAGCATGTTTGGTTTTTATCTGTGTGAAAGAGAAATCTCAAATTAGATAAAAAAATTTTTGCGTATTAAAATAATGACTAAAgcaatatggtttaacagcagaattgtttaatgtgttccccccactaCGTACCCCCTCAACCCTTCCCCTtttaattttgtgtcctttccttaccccccatccctttcttctttctgtaccccataatttttgaaaaattaataataaaaatactattgaagttaaaaaaaaaaaaataatgactaaAGCTCTCCACAAAATAAACAGCATGGGccaaaaattaaatcaaatgactgcttcaatttattaaatacaaaatgtACTGTACAATCAAAATATGTTTCTAAGACAATGGCCAGATTTCATGTATACACAGCAGATCATGTGCACAATTGTTTAATGTGATGAGACTTACAATAAGAGGAAAAACTCATATGTGATAATAAATTATCAATTTAACACATTCCTGCAATAACATAGAGTAACTATGTAAAAAATATGTCATCATCAACTTGTGCTTTACCTAGTGCCCCCTTGAGGTTGGAAGCTTCAGTCTCATAGCTTTTCTCAGTGGAGGCTGTCAAATGGTTCTCAATCCTAGATTGTTGATCACAGCGGCATAAATCAGATTTCGCTAAACAATTTGGGTTTTCCAAAAACTGTGTTGCGGTGTTATCATAATCACTTGTGGCACGTGTATTGGTTACATTGGTCTTGGTAATATTGTGATTTAGTTGAGGCTTGGAGTACTCTTTAGATGACTCATCTTCACTTGACATGTCATCAAAGCATTCTTCTTCATATTTATTCTGCTCCTCCTTTTCTTTCCTTATCAAATCCAGCTGTTGCACGTAAAGTAAATATTTctcaagaacactgccaccgcCGTCAGAGACTACATCAGAGTTGTCCTCCTCCCAACAGACTGTTCTTCCACATTCTTTATCATTCTGCTTTGACACAGGGATTTTATCAAGACCTTTTACAATGTCTTTCTTGACACTAAAAAAATCTTCTAACACACTTTGATGTGAAGTTGGTGACTTTTGGAACTTTTTGTCTGTATCATTTCTTAGAGCTCGGCCTTTGTCGCTATCTAAAAATGAACCACACTCTGAACACCAGCTTGTTATTTTAGTATTGAAAAAACTGCACGCGGGGCACACTTGGTATACTTTTGTTGTAGAATCCTCAGACAAACACATGTTAGAGCAGACCCTATATGAGTGAGGCTGTGACCAGTCTAGAACCTCGATTGACGCTGACATTGCTGAGCCGTCAACAGATTCTGcacacttttccactaaaaatgtTCTGTCTGTTCTTGACCCATCTTTTTCTACAGAACTTGTTTTCTTTTCTGAACCCTTGTGAATAATACCAAGGTTATCTAGAAGAGCATTTAGCCTTTCAGTATCAAGACTGGACTCTGTTGAGCTTGTGTCATCTACTCTGTCTGTAAAATTGTCCTTCTTGTCTATATCTGATTCAGAAACTTTACTGGCTTCTATATTACAATCCCATTGATTAGACTTAAAGCCATTCCTATATATATCTTCATCATCACTACAAACTGATTCGTTGCAATCGACAAATTGTTCTATCAGATGAGTAGAACTTTTATTTCTGAAGGGATCTTTATAAAGTCTATTTGTCCCCACTTGTGGATGCATGATCTGTAAAGGTTTATTAAAATGATCTTTATCAGCTTTGTGGTCGCTATGAGAGACAGTGGACACAGGCATTTTGGATAAAAAGAGATCTGGTTCTGGTGTGGCACGTGAAACCTGATTGAAAACGGAATTGGTTTTGAATTTGTTTCTGGGACTTTTTGGCACCCAGAATGTAATTGGAGCTGATTCCTTACATTGATCATTAAGATAAGGTTGTTTTTTAAAGCCATAATCATTAGACTCAACACGTACGTCATATTGTGCTGAACTGTCAGCGGAAGCACTGTTTGATTTGCAGTACTTATCTGTCACGGATCGTTCATCCATATTATTCGGCAGAAGGTCATCACTTTCACGGACAGGCAAGTTATCTCTGCCATTAGATTTGTTCAGAAACTTTTTTGCCCAAGTCATTACATGCTGAAGTTTTTCGGTTTCTGGAACAGATAAATCTTCAAGAAGATCTTGATCCAAATCAGAAACAAAGCTGCTCCTTAGAAGACTACGGTGAGTAGAAGGTATATTCCTTTCTGCTTTTCCTGGTCCTGGTTTCAGATGATTCTGAGTGAAAGAATCTTTAGTCCTTGCCTTTTCTGGTTTATATTGTGGGTTACTGCAAGTGGGAAATTCCATAATGGTAGTCTCCTTTTCTTCTGGTTGCAAAATAGGGTGAGTAGAAATGACCTTACTCCCTGCTTTTCCTAGTGATGGTTGCAAGCTATAGTGAATCAGTGCCTCCGTAGTCTTCTCTTTAGGTGCTGGTTGTAGACTATGTTGAGTAGAAGCTTCCAGTGGATTAGATTTTGCTGGTGCTTGTTGCAGACTATCATGAATAGATTTGTTAGCCCAAGACTTTTCTGGTGCCTTTCTCAAGTTATTGCGATTAGTAGAATCCTTTGTTTTCCCTTCATTTTCCGATGGGACACTATGATGACCGGGAAGTTCTGAAGTACTTTCTTTTCCTGGGTTTCTTTGTAGAATTTGAGGAGTAGCAGGTTCTATAGTACTTGTTTCTTCTGCTCCTTGCAAATGTATTGCTTCATCGGGAGAACTAATATTTGCTTTAAGATTGGCTCTTTTATGGGCATTGCAAGCTAATGAAACAGACTGTTCTCGTTTTGAGGTTGGTGCAGAACAGCTTCTACGTGGTGTTTGAGCCACCGTATGTTGCTGGTTCTTCTGGATCCCAACACATTTGGTTTCTTCTGTGTTGGATAAGTGACTCTGAACACTTTTTCCACAAAAATAACTTAACCTCTTAGCCCGCA
The Mixophyes fleayi isolate aMixFle1 chromosome 1, aMixFle1.hap1, whole genome shotgun sequence DNA segment above includes these coding regions:
- the LOC142108169 gene encoding uncharacterized protein LOC142108169 gives rise to the protein MEQSIHNLASPKPDNGIGTVDTPRTSNLKFLRAKRLSYFCGKSVQSHLSNTEETKCVGIQKNQQHTVAQTPRRSCSAPTSKREQSVSLACNAHKRANLKANISSPDEAIHLQGAEETSTIEPATPQILQRNPGKESTSELPGHHSVPSENEGKTKDSTNRNNLRKAPEKSWANKSIHDSLQQAPAKSNPLEASTQHSLQPAPKEKTTEALIHYSLQPSLGKAGSKVISTHPILQPEEKETTIMEFPTCSNPQYKPEKARTKDSFTQNHLKPGPGKAERNIPSTHRSLLRSSFVSDLDQDLLEDLSVPETEKLQHVMTWAKKFLNKSNGRDNLPVRESDDLLPNNMDERSVTDKYCKSNSASADSSAQYDVRVESNDYGFKKQPYLNDQCKESAPITFWVPKSPRNKFKTNSVFNQVSRATPEPDLFLSKMPVSTVSHSDHKADKDHFNKPLQIMHPQVGTNRLYKDPFRNKSSTHLIEQFVDCNESVCSDDEDIYRNGFKSNQWDCNIEASKVSESDIDKKDNFTDRVDDTSSTESSLDTERLNALLDNLGIIHKGSEKKTSSVEKDGSRTDRTFLVEKCAESVDGSAMSASIEVLDWSQPHSYRVCSNMCLSEDSTTKVYQVCPACSFFNTKITSWCSECGSFLDSDKGRALRNDTDKKFQKSPTSHQSVLEDFFSVKKDIVKGLDKIPVSKQNDKECGRTVCWEEDNSDVVSDGGGSVLEKYLLYVQQLDLIRKEKEEQNKYEEECFDDMSSEDESSKEYSKPQLNHNITKTNVTNTRATSDYDNTATQFLENPNCLAKSDLCRCDQQSRIENHLTASTEKSYETEASNLKGALDRKLQKATHISSKVTGPKRYWEKSSLAWSSYTHGELKPRSHFGNQRPASAELRKKSIQGDKAIGAVSEHLCQSYWDGPSNNLQWISKGDYGSMWLLLPDELWIYIFAQLSHRDLSKVTQVCQRFRYIANDDSLWKVIRITNRHSLNDTCLVNIGLHHPESLSLYRCHDDSQNITEEGLRKLFQHCKDSLRELNVTNCSGQRFEGDTVLFNASNYCTRLTSVDISWTAATDKGIIALVEASAHLQSLSVNGCKITDHAITALLKKHCESLIKIEVFGCHTLSAKCLISMATACTHLENLNIGRIPKVTDDCLAKIASNLRKISTLNLTGVNVVRDRAVHHIVKQCSKLDNLTLSSCSQVTDVSLVEISTYLRTIKYLDLSGCKKVSDIGIQALARSCQQIRYLDLSSTGTGKRGVCLLASYCYATLECLKLSFCKEVTADAIEKLCKNCKRLKMLHLYGCRVSPDFENIKKFSKSFQIFHDLSIPTAKILGE